The following coding sequences lie in one Saccopteryx bilineata isolate mSacBil1 chromosome 5, mSacBil1_pri_phased_curated, whole genome shotgun sequence genomic window:
- the ITM2C gene encoding integral membrane protein 2C — MVKISFQPAVAGIKGDKADKASASAPTPGPAAEILLTPAREERPPHHRHKKAGTVGGVCYLSMGMVVLLMGLVFASVYIYRYFFLTQLARDNFFHCGVFYEDSLSSQVHVQLELEEDVKIYLEDNYERINVPVPQFGGGDPADIIHDFQQGLTAYHDISLDKCYVIELNTTIVLPPRNFWELLMNVKRGTYLPQTYIVQEEMVVTEHVSDKEALGSFIYHLCNGKDTYRLRRRATRRRINKRGAKNCNAIRHFENTFVVETLICQAV, encoded by the exons ATGGTGAAGATCAGCTTCCAGCCCGCCGTGGCTGGCATCAAAGGCGACAAGGCCGACAAGGCTTCGGCTTCGGCCCCGACGCCCGGCCCGGCCGCTGAGATTCTGCTGACGCCGGCTCGG GAGGAGCGGCCTCCCCACCACCGCCACAAGAAGGCGGGCACCGTGGGTGGCGTGTGCTACCTGTCGATGGGCATGGTCGTGCTGCTCATGGGCCTCGTGTTCGCCTCCGTCTACATCTACCGATACTTCTTCCTCACTCAG CTGGCCCGAGACAACTTCTTCCACTGCGGCGTCTTCTACGAGGACTCCCTGTCCTCCCAGGTCCATGTGCagctggagctggaggaggacGTGAAGATCTACCTCGAGGACAACTACGAGCGCATCAACGTGCCCGTGCCCCAGTTTGGCGGCGGCGACCCTGCGGACATCATCCATGACTTCCAGCAG ggTCTGACCGCCTACCACGACATCTCTCTGGACAAGTGCTACGTCATCGAGCTCAACACCACCATCGTGCTGCCCCCGCGCAACTTCTGGGAGCTCCTCATGAACGTGAAG AGGGGGACCTACCTGCCGCAGACGTACATCGTCCAGGAGGAGATGGTGGTCACCGAGCACGTCAGCGACAAGGAGGCGCTGGGCTCCTTCATCTACCACCTGTGCAACGGAAAGGACACCTACCGGCTGCGACGCCGGGCTACCCGGAGGC GGATCAACAAGCGTGGGGCCAAGAACTGCAATGCCATCCGCCACTTTGAGAACACCTTCGTGGTGGAGACACTCATCTGCCAGGCGGTGTGA